AAGATCGGGTTGGACCGGGCGATCAGGTAGACGCCCGCGGTGACCATGGTCGCCGCGTGGATGAGCGCCGACACCGGGGTCGGGCCCTCCATCGCGTCCGGCAGCCACGCCTGGAGGGGGAACTGGCCGGACTTGCCGGTCGCGCCGAGCAACAGCAGGAGGCCGAGCACCAGCACGGTGGTGGCACCGATCGCGCCGACCCCGTTGAAGACCTCGTCGTACTGGGTGGTGCCGAGGGTCGCGAACATGATGAAGATCGCGATGGCCAGGCCGGCGTCGCCGACCCGGTTCATCAGGAACGCCTTCTTACCCGCGGTGGCCGCGCTCGGCCGGTCGTACCAGAAGGAGATCAGCAGGTACGACGCGAGACCGACGCCCTCCCAGCCGACGTAGAGCATCACGTAGTTGTTGCCGAGCACCAGCAGCAGCATGGCGGCGACGAAGAGGTTGAAGTAGCCGAAGAACCGCCGGCGACCCGCGTCGTGCGCCATGTACTCGACCGCGTAGAGGTGGATCAGGAAACCCACCCCGGTGATCAGCAGGACGAAGACCGCGGCCAGCGGGTCGAAGAGCAGACCGAAGTCCACCTGGAACCCGCCGACCGAGATGAAGTCCCACAGGCTCAGCTCGACCGACTTGTTCTCCAGGCCCCGCAGCTGGAAGAACGAGGCCAGGCCGAGGACGAAGGAGACGCCGATCGCGCCCACGCCCAGCCAGTGTCCCCACCGGTCCGCCCGCCGGCCGAGCAGCAGCAGGATCGCCGCGCTGACCAGCGGAATGGCCACCAGCAGCCAGACGCTGCCGAGCAGGCCGTCCGCCGTCGCGTAGGTGACGGCCCCCGCCGGCTCGGCCGGGGCGTTCGTCAGAATCTCTCCCACCGCAGGCCCCTCTTAGTACTTGAGCAGGTTGGCGTCGTCGACGCTCGCCGAGCGCCGAGTCCGGAAGATCGCCATGATGATCGCCAGCCCGACCACGACCTCGGCCGCGGCCACCACCATCACGAAGAACGCCATGATCTGGCCGTTGAGGTCACCGTTGATCCGGCTGAAGGTGACCAGCGTCAGGTTGGCCGCGTTGAGCATCAGCTCGACGCACATGAACAGCACGATCGCGTTGCGGCGGATGAGCACCCCGGCGGCGCCGATGGTGAAGAGCACCGCCGCCAGCACCAGGTAGTAGTCAGGTGTCACTTGTCCGTGCCCTTCAGGGAGGTCTCCTGAGCGGTCAGCTCGCGGACCGGCAGGATGTCCGGCGTGCTCCGGTCGCTGAGGCGGCCGTCCGGCAGCCGGGCCGGCGTGGCCACCGAGGAGGAGGTGGCGAAGACACCCGGGCCCGGCTTCGGGCCGGGGTAGTTGCCCGGGCGGAAGCGGGCGCGCATGGTCGCCGGCTGGTCGAGCCGGTCCTCCTTGCGCCGCTCGATGTGCGCCAGCACCATGGCACCGACCGCCGCGGTGATGAGCAGCGCCGAGGTGAGCTCGAAGGCGAAGACGTACTTGGTGAAGAGCAGCCGGGCGATGCCCTGCACGTTCCCCTCGGCGTTGGCCTGGTCGAGACCGGCCGCCGTGGTGCCCTCCAGGGCCCGGTAGATGCCGCCGCCGACCAGGCCGGCGAAGCCGAGACCGAGGACGATCGCGGCCGCCCGCTGCCCGCGCAGCGTCTCGATCAGCGAGTCGGACGCGTCCCGGCCGACCAGCATCAGCACGAAGAGGAAGAGCATCATGATCGCGCCGGTGTAGACGATGATCTGCACCATGCCGATGAACGGCCCCGCCTGGAGCACGTAGAACACGCCGAGACAGAGCATGGTCAGCACCAGCCACAGCGCCGAGTGCACGGCGTTGCGGGCGGCGACCATGCCGATCCCGCCGATCAGCGCGAGCGGGGCGAGGATCCAGAAGGTGACCGCCTCGCCGGTGGGCACCGCACCCGCCGCGGCGAGCACCGTCTGCGTGGTCATGCCGAGCCTCCCTTGCCCGCTTCGGCCCGCTGGGCCGCCTGCTCGGCGCCCGGGAACGTCACACCGGGGTGCTCCTCGACCGCGTAGCGGCCGGGGCCCATCGGGGAACGCTCGGCGCCCGCCGAGGTGCCCGGGTTGGTCAGCGACCCGACGTAGTAGTCCTTCTCGCTCTCGCCCAGCCGCATCGGGTGCGGCGGCTGCTCCATGCCCGGCAGCAGCGGCGCGAGCAGCTGCTCCTTCGTGAAGATCAGGTCCTGCCGGTTGTCCCGGGCCAGCTCGTACTCGTTGCTCATGGTGAGCGAGCGGGTCGGGCAGGCCTCGATGCAGAGCCCGCAGAAGATGCAGCGGGCGTAGTTGATCTGATAGACGCTGGCGTACCGCTCACCCGGCGAGAAGCGCTGCTCGTCGGTGTTGTCGCCACCCTCCACGTAGATCGCGTCGGCCGGGCAGGCCCAGGCGCACAGCTCGCAGCCGATGCACTTCTCCAGCCCGTCCGGGTGCCGGTTGAGGATGTGCCGCCCGTGGTAGCGCGGCGCCGACACCGGCGGCTTGAACGGGTAGTCGGTGGTGACGACCTTCCTGAACATGTGCGAGAAGGTGACACCGAAGCCCTTGAACGTTCCGGTGATCGCGCCCACGTCACACCTCCCTGGAGTCCGAGCCGGCGGCGATGTTGGCCGGCTCCCGCTCGGCGACCACGCGCATGGTGCGCGGGCTCGGTGGTACCTGAAGATCCATCGGCGGCAGCGGGAAGCTGCCGTGCGGACGGCTGTCGACCTGCTCCTGGACACTCGGCTTCGGCTGCGGCTTCCGGCTCGGCCAGACGAGCGTGAGGATCAGCAGCACGCCCGCCGGAATGCCGACCGCGATCACCTTGCTCTCGGTGTCCCAGTCCTCGATCGAGCGCAGGCCGCTCAGCACCAGGATCCAGACCAGGTTGATCGGCAGCAGCACCTTCCAGCCGAACCGCATGAACTGGTCGTACCGGAGCCGGGGCAGCGTGCCGCGCAGCCAGACGAAGACGAAGACCAGCGCGATGACCTTGCCGAAGAACCAGAGCATCGGCCACCAACCGGAGTTGGCGCCCTCCCAGAGGGTGATCGGCCAGGGCGCCCGCCAGCCGCCGAGGAAGAGCGTCGTGGTGACCGCGGACATGGTCACCATCGCGACGTACTCGGAGAGCATGAACAGCGCGAACTTCAGCGAGCTGTACTCGGTCATGAAGCCCGCGACCAGTTCGGACTCCGCCTCGGGCAGGTCGAACGGCGCCCGGTTGGTCTCACCGACCGTGGCGATGAAGAAGATGACGAAGCTCGGCAGCAGCAGGATCGCGTACCAGCCCGGGGCGGGCAGGTCGAGGCCGCCGATGCTGAGCTGCGTCCCGTGGGCCTGCTTCGCGACGATCCCGCTGGTGCTCATCGTGCCCGCGGTCATGAACACCGCCACGATGCTCAGACCCATCGCGACCTCGTAGGAGATCATCTGGGCGCTGGAGCGCAGACCGCCGAGGAGCGGGTAGGTGGAGCCGGACGCCCAGCCGCCGAGCACGATGCCGTAGACGGCCAGCGACGAGCAGGCCAGCAGCACCAGCACCGCCACCGAGACGTCGGTGACCTGCAACGGCGTGCGGTGCCCGAAGATGCTCACCATCGGGCCGAAGGGCACCACCGACAGCGCCGTCACCGCGCAGACCACCGAGATGACCGGCGCGAAGAAGTAGACGACCTTGTCCGCGGCCTTCGGCAGGATGTCCTCCTTGAAGGCCATCTTCAGGCCGTCGGCCAGGGTCTGGAGCAGGCCGAACGGGCCGACCTGGTTGGGGCCGGGCCGCACCGCCATCCGGCCGACGACCCGCCGCTCGAACCAGACACCCAGCAGGGTGGCCAGCACCGCGAAGACGAACGCGAAGGCGACCTTGATGAGGACCAGCCACCACGGATCCTTGCCGAAGTCGGCCAGGGTGGGGTCCTGGGCCAGGTAGACCACGTTCACCGGACATCCCCTCCGTTCGCGACCACCGCGGCGGCCGAGACCCGTACGACGCTGCCGGAGGTCGCGCCGAGGCTGCGCCGGACGGTCGAGCCGGGCGAGTTGGTCGGCAGCCACACGACGCCGTCCGGCATCTCCGTGATCGCCGCGGGCAGGGTGACCGCACCCCGGTCGGTGCCGACCGTCACCGGGTCGCCGTCGGCGACGCCCAGCGCCTCGGCGGTGCCCTTGCCCAGCCGGACCAGCGCCGCGCGGGCCGTCCCGGCCAGGTGCTCGTCACCGTCGGTGAGGCTGCCCAGGTCGATCAGCTCGTGCCAGGTGGACAGCACCGCCTCGCCGGCACGCGGCTGCGGCACCGTCGCCGCCGCCACGGAGGGGGCGGCCGGGCGCTCGGTGCGCGACGGCGGCAGCCCACCCAGCTCGCGGCGGACGGTCATGACGTCGCCCGTCCCGAGCCGCACGCCGAGCTGCGCGGCGAGCGCGTCCAGCACCCGGCCGTCGTTCATGGCCGTCGTCTGCAGCACCGCGTCGAAGGTGCGCAGCCGGCCCTCCCAGTCCAGGAAGCTGCCGGCCTTCTCCTGCGTCGGGGCGACCGGGAGGACCACGTCCGCCCGGCGGGAGACCGCGCTGTTGCGCAGCTCCAGGCTGACCAGGAACGGCACCGTGTCGAGAGCCTGCTCGGCCAGCCGCGGGTCGGCCAGGTCCGCCGGGTCCACACCGGCCACGACGAGCGCGCCGAGTCGGCCCTCGGCGGCCGCCGCCACGATGCCGTCGGTGTCCCGGCCGGCCTGGCTCGGGATCACCCCGGCCGCGATGTCCCACGCCTCGCCGAGCTCCGCGCGGGCGGCCGGCTCGGTGACCAGCCGGCCACCGGGGAGCAGGTTCGGCAGGCAACCCGCGTCGACCGCGCCGCGGTCACCCGCGCGCCGCGGCACCCAGGCCAGCTTCGCGCCGGTACGCCGGGCGACGTCCGCGGCGGCCGACAGACCGCCCGGCACCTCGGCGAGCCGCTCGCCGACGATGAGGATCGCGCCCTCCTGGCCCAGCGCCTCGGCGACGGTGGCGTGCTCGGCCAGCACGCTGGCCTCCTCGCCCGGCACGACCCGCGCCAGCTTGGCGCCCAGCTTCTCCAGGCCACGAGTGGCGAACGGCGCGATCGCGTACACCGTCAGGGTCCGCTTCAGGTACGCCTTGCGCAGCCGCAGGAAGAGGATCGGGCACTCCTCCTCCGGCTCCAGGCCGACCAGCACGACCGCCGGGGCCTTCTCCACGTCGGCGTACGTCACGTCGGTGACGCCGGCGACCGAGCTGGCCAGGAAGTCGGACTCCTCACGGGAGACCGGCCGCGCCCGGAAGTCGATGTCGTTGGTGTTGAGCGCGACCCGGGCGAACTTCGCGTACGCGTACGCGTCCTCGACGGTCAACCGGCCGCCGGTGAGCACCGCCGTGCCCTGCCCGGAGTCCCGGGCGGCCCGCAGCCCTTCGGCGGCGACGTTCAGCGCCTCACTCCAGGAGGCCTCCCGCAGCTCGCCGGTCTGCCGGTCGCGCACCAGCGGGGTGCTGAGCCGGTCGAAGGCGCGGGTGTACTGGAAGCCCCACCGCCCCTTGTCGCAGTTCCACTCCTCGTTCACCGCCGGGTCGTCGCCAGCCAGCCGGCGCAGCACCTTGCCCCGCCGGTAGTCGGTGCGCTGGGCACAGCCGGCCGAGCAGTGCTCACACACGCTCGGGGTGGAGACCAGGTCGAACGGGCGGGCCCGGAAGCGGTACTGGGCCCCGGTCAGCGCACCCACCGGGCAGATCTGCACGGTGTTGCCGGAGAAGTAGGAGTTGAACGGGACGTCGCCCTCCTCGCCCTCGGCGCCGTACGCGTCGTCCCGGTAAATGTTGATCTCCTCGGCGGACGACCGGCCCATCAGGTCGATGAACTTGTCGCCGGCGATCTCCTCGGAGAACCGGGTGCACCGCTGGCAGAGGACGCAGCGCTCCCGGTCCAGCAGCACCTGGCTGCTGATCGGCAGCGGCTTCGGGTACTCCCGCTTGTGCTCGTGGAACCGCGAGTCCGTGCGGCCGGTGGACATGGCCTGGTTCTGCAGCGGGCACTCGCCGCCCTTGTCGCACATCGGGCAGTCGAGCGGGTGGTTGAGCAGCAGCAGCTCCATGACCCCCTCCTGCGCCTTCTTGGCGACCGGGGAGGTGAGCTGGGTGCGGACCACCATGCCGTCGGCGACGGTCTGGGTGCAGGAGGCGACGGGCTTGCGCTGCCCCTCCACCTCGACGAGGCACTGCCGGCACGCGCCGGCCGGGGCCAGCAGCGGGTGGTCGCAGAACCGGGGGATCTCGGTGCCCAACTGCTCGGCGACCCGGATCAGCAGCGCCCCCTTGGGGGCGGTGACCTCGACGCCGTCGATGGTGAGGGTGACGGTCTCGGTCTGCTTTGCTACGTCGGTCATTAGTGGGCTCCCACCAGCTGCTTGTCCGACAGCTTCGGCGCGGTACGTCCCTCGATGTAGTCGAGGTAGTCCTGCTTGAAGTACTTCAGCGAGGAGGTCACCGAGCTGGTCGCACCGTCACCCAGACCACAGAACGAGCGGCCGAGGATGTTGTCGCAGGTGTCGAGCAGGGTGTCCAGGTCCTCGTGGGTGCCCTGACCGGAGAGGATCCGCCGGTAGACCCGCACCATCCAGTAGTTGCCCTCCCGGCAGGGGGTGCACTTGCCGCACGACTCGTGGTGGTAGAACTCCAGCCACCGGTAGGTCGCGTAGACCGGGCAGTCCTGGTCGGAGAAGATCTGCGTGGCCGTGGTGCCCAGGATCGACCCGGCCGCCGCCACCCCCTCGAAGTCCAGCGGCACGTCCAGGTGCTCGGCGGTCAGCAGCGGCGTCGACGAGCCGCCCGGGGTCCAGAACTTCAGGTTGTGCCCGGGCTGCATGCCGCCGGCCAGCTCGATCAGCTCGCGCAGCGTGATGCCCATCGAGCACTCGAACTGGCCCGGGTTGGCGATCCGGCCGGAGAGCGAGTAGATCATCGGGCCGGAGGACTTCTCCGTGCCCATGGTCTTCCACCAGTCGGCGCCACCCAGCACGATGTACGGCACGCTGGCGATGGTGCCGACGTTGTTGACCACGGTCGGGCTGGCGTACAGGCCGTGGGTCGCCGGGAACGGCGGGCGCAGCCGGGGCTGGCCCCGGAACCCCTCCAACGAGTCCAGCAGCGCGGTCTCCTCGCCGCAGATGTACGCCCCGGCGCCCGAGTGCACCACCAGATCCAGGTCGAAACCGGAGCCCAGGATGTTCGTGCCCAGGTAGCCCTTGGCGTACGCCTCCTGCACCGCGTTGCGCAGTCGCCGGGCGGCGTGCACGGCCTCGCCGCGGATGTAGATGTACGCCCGGTTGGCCCGGATCGCGTACGAGGCGATGATGACGCCCTCGACCAGCGAGTGCGGGTCGTGGGTCATCAGCGGCAGGTCCTTGCAGGTGCCGGGCTCGCCCTCGTCGGCGTTGACGACGAGGTAGTGCGGCTTGCCGTCACCCTGCGGGATGAAGCCCCACTTGAGACCGGTGGGGAAGCCGGCGCCGCCGCGACCGCGCAGCCCGGAGTCCTTGATCAGCTGGATCAGGTCGTCCGGGTGGGCCTTGACCGCCTTGCGCAGCGCCGCGTAGCCGTCGAGCTTCTCGTAGGTGCCGATCCGCCAGGCGTCCGGCGACAGCCAGCGCTTGGTGAGCACCGGCGTCAGCTTGGCCAGCGTCTCCGGCCGAGGAGTGGTCACTTCTGGACCCCCGTTTCGCTCGCCACGGCGGAGCCGGACCCGCCGGAGCCCGCCGACGCTTCGTTGAGGTTGCGCTCCTGCGCGCCGGCCTCGTCGCCGGCGGGCTTGCCGTCACCGGCCGGCGGGTTCGCCGCGGCGCCGGCGGCCTCCGCCTCCTGCGCGTCGCGCGGAGCCGGGGCGGCCGGGTCGGTGGGAACCTTCGTGCCGGGGGCGTCGGGGACGGCCGTCGCGGCGTCCGGCTGCCGGGTCTCGGCGGCCCGGATCTCCGGCGACTTGTCGTCCGGCGCCTTCACATCCGGGGCGGTGCTGCCGGTGGCGCGCTCCGGCGCGGCCGGCTCGCCGACCCCGGCGTTCGTCGGGACACCGGTCGGGGCGGACGCGCCGTCGCCCCCCTTCGTCACCGTGGCCGCCGGTGCCGCCTTGGCGGCTTCGGCCTTCGCGGCCGCCGCCTTCTCGGCCTCGGCCTTCGCCTTCGCCTCGGCGGCGGCCCGGTCGGCCTCCGCCTTGCTGCGGATCGGGGTCTTCGGGTCGAAGCCCGGCACGGAGACGCCGTGCTGCTGGGCCAGCCGCAGACCACGCAGGCTCGGCTCGCCCGGCCCGCCGTCGGCGACCGCGCCCTCGCGCTCGTCGGCGAAGCCGGCGAGCTGGATCGCCATCTCCTTGAGCGTGCAGAGCCGGGCGCCCCGGGTCGGCATCGGCCGTCCGCCGGCCCGCAGCTCGTCGACCACGCCGACCGCGGTCCGCGGGTCGACACCGTCGAAGAAGTCGTAGTTGACGGTCATGACCGGCCCGTAGTCACACGCCGCCAGGCACTCGGCGTGCTCCAGGGTGATCGTGCCGTCCGGGGTGGTCTCGTCGTGGCCGACGCCCAGGTGCTCGGAGAGGGTGTCGTAGACCTCCTGGCCACCGAGCACGTTGCACATGGTGTTGGTGCAGACGCTGACCAGGAAGTCACCGGTCGGCTTGCGCTTGTACATGGTGTAGAAGGTGGCCACCGCGCCCACCTGGGCCTTGTTCAGGCCCAGGACCTCGGCGCAGAACTCCACGCCGGCCGGGGAGACGTAGCCCTCCTCCGCCTGCACCAGGTGCAGCAGCGGCAGCAGGGCCGAGCGGGACCGGTCGGCCGGGTAGCGGGCGATGATCTCCCGTGCCCGGACCCGGGTCTCTTCACTGAAGGTCTTCATCGGTCACAACCACCCATCACGGGGTCCAGCGAGGCGCCACCGGCGATCACGTCGGCGATCAGGCCGCCCTCGGCCATCGCCGGAAGGGCCTGGAGGTTGACGAAGCTCGGCTCCCGGTAGTGCACCCGGTAGGGGCGGGTGCCCCCGTCGGACACCGCGTGGACGCCCAGCTCGCCGCGGGGCGACTCGATGCCCACGTACACCTGGCCCGGCGGGACCCGGAAGCCCTCGGTGACCAGCTTGAAGTGGTGGATCAGAGACTCCATCGACTGGCCCATGATCTTGGCGACGTGCTCCAGCGAGTTGCCCATGCCGTCGACGCCGATGGCCAGCTGCGCCGGCCAGGCGATCTTCCGGTCGGCCACCATCACCGGACCCGGCTTCGCGAGCCGGTCCAGCGCCTGCTCGACCAGCTTCAAGGACTCGCGGATCTCGGCGAGCCGGACCAGGTAGCGGCCCCAGACGTCGCCGTCGGTGTGCGTCGGCACGTCGAACTCGTAGGTCTCGTAGCCGCAGTACGGCATGGTCTTGCGCAGGTCCCACGCCAGGCCGGCGGAGCGCAGCACCGGGCCGGTCACGCCGAGCGCGACGCAGGCGGTGACGTCGAGCACCGCGACGTTCTTGGTCCGCTCGATCCAGATCGGCTGGCCGGAGAGGAGGTTCTCGTACTCCTTGAGCTTTTTCGGCATCAGCTTCAGGAAGTTGCGGATCTTGACGATCGCGTCGTCCGGAACGTCCTGCGCGACACCGCCGGGCCGGACGTACGCGTGGTTCATCCGCAGGCCGGTGATCGTCTCGAAGATGTCGAGGATGTGCTCCCGCTCGCGGAAGCCGTACAGCATCATGTTGATCGCGCCCAGCTCCATGCCGGTGGTGGCCAGCCAGACCAGGTGCGACGAGATGCGGTTCAGCTCCATCATCAGCACGCGGATGGTGGTGGCGCGCTCGGTGATGTCGTCGGTGATGCCGAGCAGCTTCTCCACCGCCAGCGCGTACGCCGTCTCGTTGAACAGCGGGGAGAGGTAGTCCATCCGGGTCACGAAGGTGCTGCCCTGGACCCAGTTGCGGTATTCCAGGTTCTTCTCGATGCCGGTGTGCAGGTAGCCGACCACCGAGCGGGCCTCGCGGACCGTCTCGCCCTCCAGCTCCAGGATGAGCCGGAGGACGCCGTGGGTGGACGGGTGCTGCGGACCCATGTTGACGACGATGCGCTCGTCGTTGATCGGGTCGGTGCCGGAGACGACGCTGTCCCAGTCCCCACCGGTGACGGTGAAGACCCTGCCCTCGGTGGTCTCGCGCTCGGTGGCGTAGTTGGACGTGGTCACTGGTAGGACCTCCTCCGGTCCGGCGGCGGGATCTCGGCGCCCTTGTACTCGACGGGCACGCCGCCGAGCGGGTAGTCCTTGCGCTGCGGGTGCCCCTCCCAGTCGTCCGGCATGAGGATGCGGGTCAGGCTGGGGTGGCCGTCAAAGACGATGCCGAACATGTCGTACGCCTCGCGCTCCTGCCAGTCCGCCGTCGGGTAGATCGACGTGACGCTCGGCAGGTGCGGGTCCTCGGCGGAGACCGCGGCCTCCAGCCGGACCATCCGGCGGTAGGTCATCGAGGTGAGCTGGTAGACGACGTGCAGCCGACGGGCCTCCGCGCCGAGGTAGTCCACACCGGACACCGAGGAGCAGAGCTCGAAGCGCAGCGCCAGGTCGTCGCGCATCACCTGGCAGACCTCGGCGATCCGCTCCGGGCGTACGTGCAGGGTCAGCTCGCCGCGGTCCACCACGACCTTCTCGATCGCGTCGCCGAAGGCCGGGTAGGCCTCCTCCAGCGCGTCGTAGACCTCGTCGAAGTACTCCCCGAACGGCCGGGCGGCGGCCTCGACGGGCCGGCGCGGGCGGACCAGGCCGCCGTAGCCGGAGACGTCACCCGAGCCCTGGTTGCCGAACATACCGCGGCCGGCGGGGCTGGCCGGCGGCTGTTCGGCGGGGGCGCCGCTGCTCGCGCCGGCCGGGGTCACCGGTACCGGTACGCCGCCGTCGGTGGGCTTGTCGTCGGTCACTTGATCCCCCCGTGCGGCTGGAGGTGGGTCTGGGCCTTCATCCAGTTCTCGATCCGCAGCTGCTCCTCGCGGCCCTCCCGGACTGCCTGGGTCCACTCGGCACGCCGGGCCTTGTCACTGCGGTACGACGACGGCATCGAGCCGTAGGGCACGACCGGTACGTCGCCGCGCTCCTTGCGCGCCTCGAGCATCTTGCGGCCGTTCGGGCCGAGGGGCTCGTGCATGATCTTCTCGCGCAGCTTCAGGACCGCGTCGATGAGCATCTCGGGACGGGGCGGGCAGCCGGGCAGGTACATGTCGACCGGCACCACGTGGTCGACGCCCTGCACGATGGC
This genomic stretch from Micromonospora krabiensis harbors:
- the nuoK gene encoding NADH-quinone oxidoreductase subunit NuoK, which translates into the protein MTPDYYLVLAAVLFTIGAAGVLIRRNAIVLFMCVELMLNAANLTLVTFSRINGDLNGQIMAFFVMVVAAAEVVVGLAIIMAIFRTRRSASVDDANLLKY
- a CDS encoding NADH-quinone oxidoreductase subunit J, with translation MTTQTVLAAAGAVPTGEAVTFWILAPLALIGGIGMVAARNAVHSALWLVLTMLCLGVFYVLQAGPFIGMVQIIVYTGAIMMLFLFVLMLVGRDASDSLIETLRGQRAAAIVLGLGFAGLVGGGIYRALEGTTAAGLDQANAEGNVQGIARLLFTKYVFAFELTSALLITAAVGAMVLAHIERRKEDRLDQPATMRARFRPGNYPGPKPGPGVFATSSSVATPARLPDGRLSDRSTPDILPVRELTAQETSLKGTDK
- the nuoI gene encoding NADH-quinone oxidoreductase subunit NuoI codes for the protein MGAITGTFKGFGVTFSHMFRKVVTTDYPFKPPVSAPRYHGRHILNRHPDGLEKCIGCELCAWACPADAIYVEGGDNTDEQRFSPGERYASVYQINYARCIFCGLCIEACPTRSLTMSNEYELARDNRQDLIFTKEQLLAPLLPGMEQPPHPMRLGESEKDYYVGSLTNPGTSAGAERSPMGPGRYAVEEHPGVTFPGAEQAAQRAEAGKGGSA
- the nuoH gene encoding NADH-quinone oxidoreductase subunit NuoH; the encoded protein is MVYLAQDPTLADFGKDPWWLVLIKVAFAFVFAVLATLLGVWFERRVVGRMAVRPGPNQVGPFGLLQTLADGLKMAFKEDILPKAADKVVYFFAPVISVVCAVTALSVVPFGPMVSIFGHRTPLQVTDVSVAVLVLLACSSLAVYGIVLGGWASGSTYPLLGGLRSSAQMISYEVAMGLSIVAVFMTAGTMSTSGIVAKQAHGTQLSIGGLDLPAPGWYAILLLPSFVIFFIATVGETNRAPFDLPEAESELVAGFMTEYSSLKFALFMLSEYVAMVTMSAVTTTLFLGGWRAPWPITLWEGANSGWWPMLWFFGKVIALVFVFVWLRGTLPRLRYDQFMRFGWKVLLPINLVWILVLSGLRSIEDWDTESKVIAVGIPAGVLLILTLVWPSRKPQPKPSVQEQVDSRPHGSFPLPPMDLQVPPSPRTMRVVAEREPANIAAGSDSREV
- a CDS encoding NADH-quinone oxidoreductase subunit G, with translation MTDVAKQTETVTLTIDGVEVTAPKGALLIRVAEQLGTEIPRFCDHPLLAPAGACRQCLVEVEGQRKPVASCTQTVADGMVVRTQLTSPVAKKAQEGVMELLLLNHPLDCPMCDKGGECPLQNQAMSTGRTDSRFHEHKREYPKPLPISSQVLLDRERCVLCQRCTRFSEEIAGDKFIDLMGRSSAEEINIYRDDAYGAEGEEGDVPFNSYFSGNTVQICPVGALTGAQYRFRARPFDLVSTPSVCEHCSAGCAQRTDYRRGKVLRRLAGDDPAVNEEWNCDKGRWGFQYTRAFDRLSTPLVRDRQTGELREASWSEALNVAAEGLRAARDSGQGTAVLTGGRLTVEDAYAYAKFARVALNTNDIDFRARPVSREESDFLASSVAGVTDVTYADVEKAPAVVLVGLEPEEECPILFLRLRKAYLKRTLTVYAIAPFATRGLEKLGAKLARVVPGEEASVLAEHATVAEALGQEGAILIVGERLAEVPGGLSAAADVARRTGAKLAWVPRRAGDRGAVDAGCLPNLLPGGRLVTEPAARAELGEAWDIAAGVIPSQAGRDTDGIVAAAAEGRLGALVVAGVDPADLADPRLAEQALDTVPFLVSLELRNSAVSRRADVVLPVAPTQEKAGSFLDWEGRLRTFDAVLQTTAMNDGRVLDALAAQLGVRLGTGDVMTVRRELGGLPPSRTERPAAPSVAAATVPQPRAGEAVLSTWHELIDLGSLTDGDEHLAGTARAALVRLGKGTAEALGVADGDPVTVGTDRGAVTLPAAITEMPDGVVWLPTNSPGSTVRRSLGATSGSVVRVSAAAVVANGGDVR
- the nuoF gene encoding NADH-quinone oxidoreductase subunit NuoF: MTTPRPETLAKLTPVLTKRWLSPDAWRIGTYEKLDGYAALRKAVKAHPDDLIQLIKDSGLRGRGGAGFPTGLKWGFIPQGDGKPHYLVVNADEGEPGTCKDLPLMTHDPHSLVEGVIIASYAIRANRAYIYIRGEAVHAARRLRNAVQEAYAKGYLGTNILGSGFDLDLVVHSGAGAYICGEETALLDSLEGFRGQPRLRPPFPATHGLYASPTVVNNVGTIASVPYIVLGGADWWKTMGTEKSSGPMIYSLSGRIANPGQFECSMGITLRELIELAGGMQPGHNLKFWTPGGSSTPLLTAEHLDVPLDFEGVAAAGSILGTTATQIFSDQDCPVYATYRWLEFYHHESCGKCTPCREGNYWMVRVYRRILSGQGTHEDLDTLLDTCDNILGRSFCGLGDGATSSVTSSLKYFKQDYLDYIEGRTAPKLSDKQLVGAH
- the nuoE gene encoding NADH-quinone oxidoreductase subunit NuoE; this translates as MKTFSEETRVRAREIIARYPADRSRSALLPLLHLVQAEEGYVSPAGVEFCAEVLGLNKAQVGAVATFYTMYKRKPTGDFLVSVCTNTMCNVLGGQEVYDTLSEHLGVGHDETTPDGTITLEHAECLAACDYGPVMTVNYDFFDGVDPRTAVGVVDELRAGGRPMPTRGARLCTLKEMAIQLAGFADEREGAVADGGPGEPSLRGLRLAQQHGVSVPGFDPKTPIRSKAEADRAAAEAKAKAEAEKAAAAKAEAAKAAPAATVTKGGDGASAPTGVPTNAGVGEPAAPERATGSTAPDVKAPDDKSPEIRAAETRQPDAATAVPDAPGTKVPTDPAAPAPRDAQEAEAAGAAANPPAGDGKPAGDEAGAQERNLNEASAGSGGSGSAVASETGVQK
- a CDS encoding NADH-quinone oxidoreductase subunit D translates to MTTSNYATERETTEGRVFTVTGGDWDSVVSGTDPINDERIVVNMGPQHPSTHGVLRLILELEGETVREARSVVGYLHTGIEKNLEYRNWVQGSTFVTRMDYLSPLFNETAYALAVEKLLGITDDITERATTIRVLMMELNRISSHLVWLATTGMELGAINMMLYGFREREHILDIFETITGLRMNHAYVRPGGVAQDVPDDAIVKIRNFLKLMPKKLKEYENLLSGQPIWIERTKNVAVLDVTACVALGVTGPVLRSAGLAWDLRKTMPYCGYETYEFDVPTHTDGDVWGRYLVRLAEIRESLKLVEQALDRLAKPGPVMVADRKIAWPAQLAIGVDGMGNSLEHVAKIMGQSMESLIHHFKLVTEGFRVPPGQVYVGIESPRGELGVHAVSDGGTRPYRVHYREPSFVNLQALPAMAEGGLIADVIAGGASLDPVMGGCDR
- a CDS encoding NADH-quinone oxidoreductase subunit C; this encodes MTDDKPTDGGVPVPVTPAGASSGAPAEQPPASPAGRGMFGNQGSGDVSGYGGLVRPRRPVEAAARPFGEYFDEVYDALEEAYPAFGDAIEKVVVDRGELTLHVRPERIAEVCQVMRDDLALRFELCSSVSGVDYLGAEARRLHVVYQLTSMTYRRMVRLEAAVSAEDPHLPSVTSIYPTADWQEREAYDMFGIVFDGHPSLTRILMPDDWEGHPQRKDYPLGGVPVEYKGAEIPPPDRRRSYQ
- a CDS encoding NuoB/complex I 20 kDa subunit family protein, which gives rise to MGIEEKLPAGVLLTSVEKLVNWSRKSSVWGATFGLACCAIEMMAAGGPHYDMGRWGMEVFRASPRQADLMIVAGRVSQKMAPVLRQIYDQMAEPRWVLSMGVCASSGGMFNNYAIVQGVDHVVPVDMYLPGCPPRPEMLIDAVLKLREKIMHEPLGPNGRKMLEARKERGDVPVVPYGSMPSSYRSDKARRAEWTQAVREGREEQLRIENWMKAQTHLQPHGGIK